Proteins from a single region of Aythya fuligula isolate bAytFul2 chromosome 3, bAytFul2.pri, whole genome shotgun sequence:
- the HTR1E gene encoding 5-hydroxytryptamine receptor 1E — MNFTNCTTEANVAAKPKTVTEKMLVTLTLATITTLTMLLNSAVIAAISTTKKLHQPANYLICSLAVTDLLVAVLVMPLSITYIMIDKWTLGYFICEIWLSVDMTCCTCSILHLCVIALDRYWAITDAIEYARKRTAKRAGLMIVTVWTISIFISMPPLFWRNHHSVNIPSECRIQHDHVIYTIYSTFGAFYIPLTLILILYYRIYHAAKSLYQKRGSSRHLSNRSTDSQNSFASCKLTQTFCVSDFSTSDPTMEFDKINASVRIPPFENDLDLAGDRQQISTTRERKAARILGLILGAFILSWLPFFIKELLVGLHVCTVSPEVADFLTWLGYVNSLINPLLYTSFNEDFKLAFRKLIRCREHS; from the coding sequence ATGAATTTCACAAATTGCACCACTGAAGCCAACGTGGCTGCAAAGCCAAAAACTGTAACTGAAAAGATGCTTGTTACCCTGACCCTGGCCACAATCACAACCTTGACTATGCTGCTGAATTCAGCTGTGATTGCGGCAATCTCCACAACCAAGAAGCTCCACCAGCCAGCAAACTATTTAATATGTTCGCTAGCTGTGACGGATCTCCTTGTTGCTGTCCTTGTCATGCCCCTGAGTATCACTTACATAATGATAGACAAATGGACTTTGGGATACTTCATCTGTGAGATCTGGCTTAGCGTCGACATGACCTGCTGCACATGTTCGATTCTTCACCTGTGTGTCATTGCTCTGGACAGGTACTGGGCAATCACAGATGCCATTGAATATGCCAGGAAAAGAACAGCCAAAAGGGCTGGGCTGATGATCGTCACCGTGTGGACTATCTCCATTTTCATATCCATGCCCCCTTTGTTTTGGAGAAATCACCACAGCGTCAATATTCCCAGCGAGTGCCGCATTCAGCATGATCACGTCATCTACACTATTTACTCCACATTCGGGGCATTTTATATACCTTTGACTTTGATCCTGATTCTGTACTACAGGATCTACCACGCTGCCAAGAGCCTTTACCAGAAGCGGGGGTCAAGCCGCCACCTCAGCAACAGGAGCACCGACAGCCAAAACTCTTTTGCCAGCTGTAAGCTCACACAGACGTTCTGCGTCTCGGACTTCTCCACCTCCGACCCAACCATGGAGTTTGATAAAATCAACGCGTCCGTGAGGATCCCTCCTTTCGAGAATGACCTGGACCTGGCTGGTGACCGGCAGCAGATTTCCACCACTCGGGAGCGAAAGGCTGCTCGCATTTTGGGACTGATCTTGGGTGCTTTCATTTTGTCCTGGTTGCCCTTTTTCAtcaaggagctgctggtgggccTCCACGTTTGCACTGTCTCTCCAGAAGTAGCAGATTTCTTGACCTGGCTTGGATATGTCAACTCCCTTATCAACCCTTTGCTGTACACTAGCTTTAATGAAGATTTCAAACTGGCCTTCAGAAAGCTCATCAGGTGTCGAGAACATTCTTAA